A portion of the Burkholderia pseudomultivorans genome contains these proteins:
- a CDS encoding MFS transporter, whose translation MQKHHLSIEDVPLNRFHQLLTVRSGGGWLMDGYVLSIIGVAMVQFSTELDLNSFWQGMVAASALIGIFFGGFAGGWLSDRLGRQKPYFFGPVIFFVCSLAQLWVQSGEALFVLRFLIGIGVGIEYPVAGSLLVEFMPRKYRGPRLAALTIIWFFGAALAYIVGNLILGTGMHDAWRWVLASPAAIGLVLFIVRIGTPESPRWLLSKGRIAEADAVIRKVYGPSFSVQNLPEEQTDKKISLWALLHSGYGKRMLFVTVFWSCSVIPVFAVYSFAPRVLEALHLTGQWESLGSVAITLLFVVGCILATRIINTLGRRAMVIHSFLWSGLALLGLGACSGSSALLILVLFGAYAVLIGGAQVLQLVYPNEIFPTDIRAFAVGMGASLSRIGAAVGTWLVPIALQTIGIGNTMYAAAAVSFVGLIASLALAPETRSLSLQEAASLNH comes from the coding sequence ATGCAGAAGCATCACTTATCCATCGAGGATGTTCCCCTCAACAGATTTCACCAGTTGCTCACCGTGCGTTCGGGCGGCGGCTGGCTGATGGACGGCTACGTGCTGAGCATCATCGGTGTCGCGATGGTGCAATTCTCGACCGAGCTCGACCTGAACAGCTTCTGGCAAGGGATGGTGGCCGCCTCCGCGCTGATCGGCATTTTCTTCGGCGGCTTCGCGGGCGGCTGGCTGAGCGATCGACTCGGCCGCCAGAAGCCCTATTTCTTCGGGCCGGTGATCTTCTTCGTCTGCTCGCTCGCACAGCTCTGGGTTCAGTCGGGCGAGGCCCTGTTCGTGCTGCGGTTTCTGATCGGCATCGGCGTCGGCATCGAATATCCGGTAGCAGGGTCGCTGCTCGTCGAATTCATGCCGCGCAAATATCGCGGCCCGCGCCTCGCCGCGCTGACGATCATCTGGTTCTTCGGTGCCGCGCTGGCCTACATCGTCGGCAACCTGATCCTCGGCACCGGCATGCACGATGCGTGGCGCTGGGTACTCGCGAGCCCGGCTGCGATCGGTCTCGTGCTGTTCATCGTGCGCATCGGTACGCCCGAGTCGCCGCGCTGGCTGCTCAGCAAGGGCCGCATCGCTGAAGCGGACGCGGTGATCCGCAAGGTCTACGGTCCGTCGTTCTCCGTGCAGAATCTGCCCGAGGAACAGACCGACAAGAAGATTTCGCTGTGGGCGCTGCTGCATTCCGGGTACGGCAAACGCATGCTGTTCGTCACGGTGTTCTGGAGCTGCTCGGTGATCCCCGTATTCGCGGTCTATTCGTTCGCGCCGCGCGTGCTCGAAGCGCTGCACCTGACGGGCCAGTGGGAATCGCTCGGGTCGGTGGCGATCACGCTACTGTTCGTGGTCGGCTGCATTCTCGCGACGCGCATCATCAACACGCTCGGCCGGCGCGCGATGGTGATCCACAGCTTCCTGTGGTCCGGGCTGGCGCTGCTCGGCCTCGGCGCCTGTTCAGGCAGCTCCGCACTGCTGATTCTGGTGCTGTTCGGCGCCTATGCAGTGCTGATCGGCGGCGCGCAAGTGCTGCAACTGGTCTATCCGAACGAAATTTTCCCGACCGACATCCGCGCGTTCGCCGTCGGCATGGGCGCGTCGCTGTCGCGCATCGGCGCAGCGGTCGGCACGTGGCTCGTGCCGATTGCACTGCAGACCATCGGGATCGGCAACACGATGTACGCGGCCGCAGCCGTATCGTTCGTCGGTCTGATCGCGTCGCTCGCGCTGGCGCCGGAAACGCGATCGCTCAGCCTGCAGGAAGCTGCGTCGCTCAATCACTGA
- a CDS encoding branched-chain amino acid ABC transporter substrate-binding protein, with the protein MERSIVGMRCKPLITAALAVAAFTAASGAMADQVVKIGSVEPTTGGISHLGKDNENGARLAVEEINAKGLTIGGQKITLQFDPQDDAADPRQATQVAQKLVDDKVVAVIGHLNSGTSIPASKIYSDAGIVQVSPSATNPTYTQQGFKTTYRVVATDAQQGPALASYAQSKGVKSVAVVDDSTAYGQGLANEFEKKAKALGLKVLSHDATNDKAVDFRAILTKIKGENPDAIMYGGMDATGGPLAKQAKQLGLRAKILSGDGVCTDSLAELAGPAADNVLCSQAGAALEKMPGGAAFVAKYQKRFNQGIKFDAPFAYDAVYIVVDAMKRANSTDPAKILAAMPATKYDGVIGTTTFDSKGDLTHGIISIYGYKSGKKTFLDQVRM; encoded by the coding sequence ATGGAACGAAGCATTGTCGGCATGCGCTGCAAACCCCTGATCACCGCGGCCCTGGCCGTTGCCGCATTTACGGCTGCGTCGGGCGCGATGGCCGATCAGGTCGTCAAGATCGGCAGCGTCGAACCGACGACGGGCGGCATTTCGCACCTCGGCAAGGACAACGAGAACGGCGCGCGCCTCGCGGTCGAGGAAATCAATGCGAAGGGGCTGACGATCGGCGGCCAGAAAATCACGCTGCAGTTCGATCCGCAGGATGACGCGGCCGACCCGCGCCAGGCCACGCAGGTCGCGCAGAAGCTGGTCGACGACAAGGTCGTCGCCGTGATCGGCCACCTGAATTCGGGCACGTCGATCCCCGCCTCGAAGATCTACAGCGACGCGGGCATCGTGCAGGTCTCGCCGTCGGCGACCAACCCGACCTACACGCAGCAGGGCTTCAAGACGACCTACCGCGTGGTCGCGACCGACGCGCAGCAGGGGCCGGCGCTCGCGAGCTATGCGCAGTCGAAGGGCGTGAAGAGCGTCGCCGTCGTCGACGATTCGACCGCATACGGCCAGGGCCTCGCGAACGAGTTCGAGAAGAAGGCGAAGGCGCTCGGCCTGAAGGTGCTGTCGCACGACGCGACCAACGACAAGGCGGTCGACTTCCGCGCGATCCTGACCAAGATCAAGGGCGAGAACCCCGACGCGATCATGTACGGCGGCATGGACGCAACCGGCGGCCCGCTCGCGAAGCAGGCGAAGCAGCTCGGCCTGCGCGCGAAGATCCTGTCCGGCGACGGCGTGTGCACCGACTCGCTGGCCGAGCTCGCCGGCCCGGCGGCCGACAACGTGCTGTGCTCGCAGGCCGGCGCCGCGCTCGAGAAGATGCCGGGCGGCGCGGCGTTCGTCGCGAAGTACCAGAAGCGTTTCAACCAGGGCATCAAGTTCGATGCGCCGTTCGCGTACGACGCGGTCTACATCGTCGTCGACGCGATGAAGCGCGCGAACTCGACCGACCCCGCGAAGATCCTCGCCGCGATGCCGGCGACCAAGTATGACGGCGTGATCGGCACGACGACCTTCGATTCGAAGGGCGACCTGACGCACGGGATCATCTCGATCTATGGCTACAAGAGCGGCAAGAAGACCTTCCTCGACCAGGTCCGCATGTAA
- a CDS encoding GntR family transcriptional regulator has translation MSRQKLQPATADTESGPSADRKNVMAETLRRRIVGMELAPGAVVDELALSEEFGLSRPPVRELMRQMAAEGYLELEPNRPARVSPMSYQSLRSFFLAAPLLYVATTQLAASHATAEEVERLRQIQTQFRAAIDANDLQARVLHNDEFHFEIGRIARNAYLMPSLRRVLIDHARLGKIFYRSPATSDMQRDLETAVEQHDQIIDAIAVGDAQRAGELVRSHMELSRRRMTEYVIPEGLDVPIQL, from the coding sequence ATGTCCAGACAAAAGCTTCAGCCGGCCACCGCGGATACCGAATCGGGCCCCTCGGCGGATCGGAAAAACGTGATGGCCGAAACGCTGCGCAGACGCATCGTCGGCATGGAGCTCGCGCCCGGCGCGGTCGTCGACGAACTCGCATTGAGCGAAGAGTTCGGGCTGTCACGTCCGCCCGTGCGTGAGCTGATGCGTCAGATGGCGGCCGAGGGATATCTCGAACTCGAACCGAATCGTCCGGCGCGCGTATCGCCGATGAGCTATCAGTCATTACGCAGCTTCTTTCTGGCGGCGCCGCTGCTCTATGTGGCCACCACGCAGTTGGCGGCCAGCCACGCAACGGCCGAGGAAGTCGAGCGGCTGCGGCAGATTCAGACGCAGTTTCGTGCGGCGATCGACGCAAACGACTTGCAGGCACGCGTGCTGCACAACGACGAGTTTCATTTCGAGATCGGCCGGATCGCCCGCAACGCATACCTGATGCCGAGCCTGCGTCGCGTGCTGATCGATCATGCGCGGCTCGGCAAGATCTTCTACCGCTCGCCGGCGACAAGCGACATGCAACGGGATCTGGAAACGGCCGTCGAGCAGCACGACCAGATCATCGACGCCATTGCGGTAGGCGACGCCCAGCGTGCCGGAGAACTGGTGCGTAGCCACATGGAGCTGTCGAGGCGGCGCATGACCGAGTACGTAATCCCAGAAGGGCTGGACGTGCCGATCCAGTTGTAA
- a CDS encoding DMT family transporter — protein sequence MNTLSSSSRDARQSLVAAGAVAFTIASWASAFPFIRIGLHGLTPLQLAASRFATAAVLIVAWLLWRRPRRPTKRDALRFLLCGLLGIALYNALLNTGEQTVSAGAASFIVNTLPIFTALLAAVFLGERFNRWGWLGSLVSLAGIAVIARGQPGGLVLGAGSTLILGAALCSASYFVLQRRLIPVYGALTCTAYTLLAGALLLTPWLPGALTALGGDASRDTVWAVVMLGVFPAALGYATWTFALGYFGAARAASFLYLTPAVATALSIALTGERPGIETVLGGLLAIAGVVFVAWRGRS from the coding sequence ATGAACACGCTCTCCTCCTCGTCGCGCGACGCGCGCCAATCCCTCGTCGCGGCAGGCGCCGTCGCTTTCACGATTGCGTCGTGGGCCAGTGCCTTTCCATTCATCCGCATCGGGTTGCACGGGCTCACGCCGCTGCAACTCGCAGCGTCGCGCTTCGCCACCGCGGCCGTGCTCATCGTCGCGTGGCTGCTGTGGCGACGCCCCCGTCGGCCGACGAAGCGCGACGCGCTGCGCTTCCTGCTGTGCGGCCTGCTCGGCATCGCGCTCTACAACGCGCTGCTTAATACCGGCGAGCAAACCGTATCGGCCGGCGCCGCGAGTTTCATCGTCAACACCTTGCCGATTTTCACGGCGCTGCTTGCCGCAGTGTTTCTCGGCGAGCGGTTCAATCGCTGGGGATGGCTCGGTTCGCTGGTCAGCCTCGCCGGCATCGCGGTGATCGCGCGCGGACAGCCCGGCGGCCTGGTCCTCGGCGCGGGGAGCACGTTGATACTCGGTGCCGCACTGTGTTCGGCCAGCTACTTCGTGCTGCAGCGCCGGCTGATTCCCGTGTATGGCGCGCTGACCTGCACCGCCTATACGCTGCTGGCCGGCGCGCTGCTGCTCACGCCGTGGCTGCCCGGTGCGCTGACGGCGCTCGGCGGCGACGCGTCGCGCGACACGGTGTGGGCAGTCGTGATGCTCGGCGTGTTTCCCGCGGCATTGGGTTACGCGACCTGGACCTTCGCACTCGGCTATTTCGGCGCGGCGCGTGCGGCCAGCTTCCTTTACCTGACGCCGGCCGTCGCCACTGCGCTGTCGATCGCGCTGACGGGCGAACGGCCCGGTATCGAGACGGTGCTGGGCGGCCTGCTGGCGATTGCCGGCGTGGTGTTCGTCGCGTGGCGTGGACGTTCCTAG
- a CDS encoding dihydrodipicolinate synthase family protein yields the protein MNFEGIYTPAITPLTDAGQIDKAAFAEVLESLIGAGVHGIIVGGSTGEYYAHTAQERFDLGAWAKDVIGSRVPLVIGTGAVRTEDSVEYAKAAKAIKADAILIGSPPYALPTQQENAAHALTIDRAADLPAMLYNYPARMSVSMDREFFRTVCTASKNFVAIKESSGQTAQLHMLVREFPNIRVSCGWDDQALEFFAWGARSWVCAGSNFLPTEHIALYEACAIEKDFDKGRRIMSAMLPLMDFLESGKFVQSIKYGCELAGLRTGSVRAPLGPLDEQEKQALKEIVAGVRREVASIIGGAA from the coding sequence ATGAACTTCGAAGGCATCTATACCCCCGCCATCACGCCGCTGACCGACGCGGGCCAGATCGACAAGGCGGCCTTTGCCGAAGTGCTCGAATCGCTGATCGGCGCCGGTGTGCACGGCATCATCGTCGGCGGCTCGACCGGCGAATACTATGCGCATACCGCGCAGGAGCGCTTCGATCTCGGCGCATGGGCAAAAGACGTCATCGGCTCGCGCGTTCCGCTGGTTATCGGCACCGGCGCCGTGCGCACCGAAGATTCGGTCGAGTACGCAAAGGCCGCGAAGGCGATCAAGGCGGATGCAATCCTGATCGGTTCGCCGCCGTATGCGCTTCCCACGCAACAGGAAAACGCGGCCCACGCGCTGACGATCGACCGCGCGGCCGACCTGCCCGCGATGCTGTACAACTACCCGGCCCGAATGAGCGTGTCGATGGATCGCGAATTCTTCCGCACCGTATGCACGGCGTCGAAGAACTTCGTGGCGATCAAGGAAAGCTCGGGGCAGACTGCGCAACTGCACATGCTGGTTCGCGAGTTTCCGAACATCCGCGTTTCGTGCGGCTGGGACGACCAGGCGCTCGAGTTCTTCGCATGGGGCGCGCGCAGTTGGGTATGCGCGGGTTCGAACTTCCTGCCGACCGAACACATCGCGCTATACGAGGCTTGCGCGATCGAAAAGGACTTCGACAAGGGCCGCCGCATCATGTCCGCGATGCTGCCGCTGATGGATTTCCTCGAGAGCGGAAAATTCGTGCAGTCGATCAAGTACGGCTGCGAACTCGCGGGGTTGCGCACCGGCAGCGTACGCGCACCGCTCGGCCCGCTCGACGAGCAGGAAAAGCAGGCGCTGAAGGAAATCGTGGCCGGGGTCAGGCGCGAAGTCGCATCGATCATCGGAGGTGCCGCCTGA
- a CDS encoding NAD(P)/FAD-dependent oxidoreductase: MQKVTSLPADDRMCGWYHTSPPRLPRPSHAGESTARWAVVGAGFTGLAAARQLALNFPDDEIILVDAQEVGYGTSGRNAGFAIDLPHDIGADDYIGDIPTARNTLKLNLLGQTILRNLVSTHRIDCQLHASGKYQAAVAERGVAVLDAYRRGLDKLGQAYEVIDGKDLPAHIGTSFYRKGLFTPGTVLVQPSALVKGLADCLPPNVTLCENTPITGVDYGDKVVLAHRNGRITADKLVLANNAFGMRFGFLERTMLPVFLYASLTRPLSTAEQARLGGKPFWGVIPADPFGSTLRRTHDNRILVRNSFSFNPDGRPREAYLPRFAQRHRLSFERRFPMLPDVEFEYTWSGSLALSHNHKGFFGQLAPNVYGALCCNGLGITRGTVTGTLLADWLAGKRSDLTDFLLATSGPNRNPPEPFLSIGVNATLWWGQRKAGLES; this comes from the coding sequence ATGCAAAAGGTTACATCGCTCCCTGCGGACGACCGGATGTGCGGCTGGTATCACACGAGCCCGCCGCGCCTGCCGAGGCCATCCCACGCTGGCGAATCGACGGCGCGCTGGGCAGTCGTCGGCGCCGGATTCACCGGCTTGGCTGCCGCGCGTCAGCTCGCGCTTAATTTTCCGGACGACGAAATAATTCTTGTCGACGCTCAGGAAGTCGGATACGGCACGTCGGGGCGCAACGCTGGTTTCGCGATTGACCTGCCGCATGATATCGGCGCGGACGACTACATCGGTGATATCCCGACCGCCAGAAACACACTGAAGCTGAACCTCCTCGGCCAGACGATCCTGCGCAACCTCGTATCGACGCACCGCATCGACTGCCAGTTGCACGCATCCGGAAAATACCAGGCAGCCGTGGCGGAGCGAGGCGTCGCGGTACTCGACGCATATCGGCGCGGCCTCGACAAGCTCGGACAAGCGTACGAAGTGATCGACGGCAAGGATCTGCCGGCACATATCGGTACCTCGTTCTACCGCAAGGGGCTGTTTACGCCCGGCACCGTGCTGGTCCAGCCGTCCGCCCTCGTGAAGGGACTGGCGGACTGCCTGCCGCCGAACGTCACGCTGTGCGAGAACACGCCGATCACCGGTGTCGACTACGGCGACAAGGTCGTACTCGCACATCGCAACGGCCGCATTACGGCCGACAAGCTGGTGCTGGCGAACAACGCCTTCGGCATGCGCTTCGGCTTTCTCGAACGCACGATGCTGCCGGTGTTCCTGTATGCGAGCCTTACGCGGCCGCTGAGTACCGCGGAACAGGCCCGACTCGGCGGCAAGCCGTTCTGGGGCGTGATTCCTGCAGACCCGTTCGGCAGCACGCTGCGCCGCACGCACGACAACCGCATCCTGGTGCGCAACAGCTTCAGCTTCAATCCGGACGGCCGACCACGCGAGGCATACCTGCCGCGCTTCGCGCAGCGGCATCGCCTGTCGTTCGAGCGCCGCTTCCCGATGCTGCCCGACGTCGAGTTCGAATACACGTGGAGCGGTTCGCTTGCGCTGTCGCACAACCACAAGGGATTTTTCGGACAGCTCGCACCGAACGTGTACGGCGCGCTGTGCTGCAACGGCCTCGGCATCACACGCGGCACCGTGACAGGCACGCTGCTCGCCGACTGGCTTGCTGGCAAGCGCAGCGACCTGACCGACTTCCTGCTCGCGACCTCTGGACCGAACCGGAATCCGCCCGAGCCGTTCCTGTCGATCGGCGTCAACGCGACCCTGTGGTGGGGGCAACGCAAGGCGGGACTCGAAAGCTGA